Below is a window of Lebetimonas sp. JH292 DNA.
GGTGTTCCAATTACCATAATTCTCGGAGTATCTTTTTTTACAACAGAAACGCATTTTTTAATTCTTTCTTCAAGTTCGTCGCAAAGTTCATTTACTTTTTGTGTAAATCTTTCAGGGTCGTCATAAAAAGAGATTTGGTTAATTAAAAGTCCGTCTTTTCCGCTGATAGGTACAACATCAGGATACATGCCCCTTAATTTGTCAAGACGCTGCATGGCTTCTCTTTTTTTGTTTATAATTTCAATTCCCTTTTTAAGCTCTTCAAATGTAAGTTCTTTTCCTATAATTGATTCAATGTGTTTTTTAAAATCATAAACTTCACTTTTCCAAAGTTCTTTTTCTTTTTCTCTTTTCATTTGAGGAATATGCATTACATGAGTTGGGTGCAATTCGTTTAAAATTTCCCATGTTTTTTTCTTAGCTTCGCAGCTTGTTTCCCCGTATATAAAATCTGAAGCCTGTGTATACGGACATGTTTTTTGAACTTTAAATCCATACGCAGATTTAATTAAAGGGCATATATTTCTTGGCAAATCTCTTTCGGCATCTGCAATAGAAAATTCAGCCCCGCCGCATAATCCGTAACATACTCCATCAGCCCCGACAACAATTTCTTCCGGGACAAATATACAAAAAGTTCCAACTAAAGGTTTTCCTTCTTTTTTCTTTTCTAAAATTTCTTCTATTCTTTTACCGTGTATTTCACTCATTACATAATCAAAATATTCCATTGCTTTTGGTCTGTTTTCCTGCTTTAAAAAAAATTCAGGATATATTTCACCCAGAGCAGCCAAAAGTTCATTGTGTTTTTCTATATCCATACCAAGTTCTTGATACATAGGTGTGTAATCTTTAGACATACTTATCCTTTTTTAATTTTTTTAATTTTTATTTTTTTAGGATAAGCCTTATCCTTTTAACAACATTTTATCTTGAAGGTTTTAGAAGTACATCATGAAGCTTTTAGGAGTTTATGCCTCATGTGTTTCCCAGCCTGGGAGCTTAATTAGAGAATTATAACTCTTTTTTTCTTAAAGTTTGCTTAAAGTTTAAATTATTGTAAATAATTTTTTAATTTTTTCATATCTATAATGATGTATTTGTCTTTGCCGATTTTTTTCAAAATTTTTTCTTTTATCAGTTGATTAAAAAATTTGGAAGTAGTCTGTCTTTGCGAACCGATAAAAGTTGCCAAATCTTTTATGCTTAAAGATAAGTCTATTTCAATACCTTCATCAGTTTTTTTACCGCTTTTTTTTGCAATTTCCAAAAGAAATGAAATTATTCTTCTTTTGCAGTTTTCAAAAACCAAGCCTTTAATAATATCTTTTTCAACCATCATAATATTTCTGAATGAATTTAATACAGAATTACAAAACATAGGATTATCGAAAA
It encodes the following:
- a CDS encoding Crp/Fnr family transcriptional regulator codes for the protein MKFCRIKIDSFDIEKILSKEDLSKFVKMHFKKGEIFYPEEKTKLLIFKEGEAKVSFLYEDKEFILYFLSKNNIYVMHPESIIEFLSDSVVLSLDVTKHPAVFDNPMFCNSVLNSFRNIMMVEKDIIKGLVFENCKRRIISFLLEIAKKSGKKTDEGIEIDLSLSIKDLATFIGSQRQTTSKFFNQLIKEKILKKIGKDKYIIIDMKKLKNYLQ
- a CDS encoding double-cubane-cluster-containing anaerobic reductase, with product MSKDYTPMYQELGMDIEKHNELLAALGEIYPEFFLKQENRPKAMEYFDYVMSEIHGKRIEEILEKKKEGKPLVGTFCIFVPEEIVVGADGVCYGLCGGAEFSIADAERDLPRNICPLIKSAYGFKVQKTCPYTQASDFIYGETSCEAKKKTWEILNELHPTHVMHIPQMKREKEKELWKSEVYDFKKHIESIIGKELTFEELKKGIEIINKKREAMQRLDKLRGMYPDVVPISGKDGLLINQISFYDDPERFTQKVNELCDELEERIKKCVSVVKKDTPRIMVIGTPMAPPNWKLHHIVETTGGVIINEEACIGHRYYKDNIETQGAETIDDLMNNMLDRYMKIDCACFTPNDDRIDKIIKMYKERKADGIIYYSLSFCHTYNVESKRVIDRLQAENIPVLRIESDYSMEDMGQIKTRVEAFLESISFKKNVKFKGF